A window of Amaranthus tricolor cultivar Red isolate AtriRed21 chromosome 8, ASM2621246v1, whole genome shotgun sequence genomic DNA:
ATTTGGCAAGAACCTACACAAATAAAAAAACGTAAAACGAGAACAAAAACAGTGTACTAACAATATTATTTAGCAAGAGGAAGCAATTACTTCTCTGTATTCACTCTCAAACTTGGAGAGTTCCCCCCTTTTCGTTAGTAATTGTGATTCTACTTCTCTAAGGTCGCCCTTTTCTTTCACAAAAGGCGAAGCACAAAGAGCTTCAATCGTGTAGCTTGCACTTTTGAAGAAGTTGTCACCTTCAGCATGCAGgaaccaaaaataatatttagctCTATTTTGTACATCACAAACCTTAACTTGCAAGCATGGGCGAAGCCGCAAAGAGCTAAAGCCCACTCTCGCGGTCCTTCTCTTAAGTTTGGCCATTTGATTTATGGTAAAGAGAAGCTTTAATAGTACATGAGCTTCGCCTTTACTTGCAATTCTAGACCCTTAAATTAGGGTCAGGTCTGGTCTAGACCCTTAGGGTCTAGGATCCATGCCCATCCCTACTTCGAAGAGAACATGTGAATTTTTATTTGGGGCGTCCAAAAATTAGCCGTAGTGTAAAAAAACAGAAGCAAAGCGCCAAAGTACATATAAATCAACACACCATAAACAGCGAATACATGGGTTCCAGCTTTAAGTTCGGTAATTTCACATGGTTGAAATCCATCCAGCTTTTTAAAGATGGCAGCATCTGGATCCTTAGCAGCTGCCGCCTACGATGTTCATCACACGGAATAAATATAGTTGTTGTGTTTGAAGTACATAACTAAAATGTTATTTTGATGATAGCTCACCGCAATAGCAGCACGATCCAATCGATAAACAGGGAAGCCAAGAAAAAACATGCCAGCAGATGTAGCCTTTTTAGTCTTGGTGCTGTCTTCCTACATTTAAAAACTAGCAGTAAATCATGAAAGACCATAAATTTGTTCCATTTAAAACTATTTTATCCACGCTGACCAAAAGAAACTAGCTTTACGCATCAAAAATGCTATTCGGGTTGAAAACGAGACGTGAAATACCTGTAGGGCAAGACTTAAACCACCATTCTCTTCCTGTTCAAAATACAATAGCTACACAAAAAGGCAAACTTTATTAAGCAGAAATGACATCGCCGTAACTATCaaataacaatttcaaaatcaatGTATTCTCCCTAGAAAATATTGtgatttttccaaaattaagcCGAGTTGAACACTCAAACATGTACCCATGTCAGATATTTCCCAAGTCCGGGTAATAGAGAGTGCAGATCCACTTATCAGTCAAAACACACATTCTTCAAGGCTCTGTATAAGGGTTGACATGGTCAAGATTCAAGGGTCGACAGCCTTGTTTAGGATTAAGATTTATTGTCGTCTAAGTCCAAAAAATATTCAGTCAGATTTAAGAACATGTCGTTTCACACATTTTCCGTTTCAAAATAATGCAGGAGTATAATACAAACCTTAAATTTGCTTTTATCAGATGATTGCACACGGCAGACAAGCCCACCCTGCGCCTCCTCGTCAGTTATCGTCACAGAGTAAAAATGGGCACATTGTTTATCTACCTATAATGTATAAACCACAAAACATTCAGGAACCGTTTAAAATGGCGAAAGAGAGAGGTAATTGACAAACCCATGACTTGTACCTTTTTAAATAAAGGCTGACCCAGTGGAAGAGGCGACACGGACACCTGTCCATTTAGCGCCTCTTCTAACACTGTTGCCGAGACTGTGGTCTTGATGGGCACACCTAGTTTGCTGTCCAAACAATAACTTCAGTATCAGAAATGGAAAAAATTACGAAGAAAAAAATCTTAAAGGAGGAATTAGTGACCTAAATAGTGCAGCAAACATTGTATTTACAGTTCCCAAACTTGAAAGATCCAGCTCAAGTTCCTGATTTTCAGATTCAACGGCCTATTTTACAAAGTCGATACAATCAGCAACTAAAAGAGGAATAAAATACGTAAGCAAAGGCTAAAATGACATGAAATTGACGGATAATTTTGCAGCTTCACTTGGAAGAAAGAAAATTTTACACCTCAAAACCAGCTGCATCATACTGACGCCTTTTTTCAGAATCGGACAGTATGTTGTACGAGAACGTGACCTCTTTGAACATATCCGCTGCCTTGGGATCATTTGCATTCTTATCAGGATGATACCTGAAAAATCACGACAGAAGTCTAACTTAATCGTACCAAGTCTCTCCTTCCAAACCATTAATGAGAATTTGATACTTGAAAGAGCATATTGAGCCTTTGATATACAAGCGTAATCGAGAATCCAATACACGTAAAAGTCCTTAGATTTTTAACTGGAGCATTTCCCTTCTATAATGGCACTCTAGAGTCTAGCGCCATGGCCCCCTATCTCTTGTAAGAAATCGTCAAAAGTATTTCCTTCTTGAGTTCtagaaagaaaaatattttttttcttatccaTGCAAATGCAATTCTATCCATTCTCGATGAATCATATTTATACTTCTTTGGTTCGGAGTACATGGACTATCTTGACTCATCAAGCCATATGTACTTTGTATTTACGGAAAGTTGTAAATGGTATTTGCAATTAAGGGACAATCACAAAGAACATTTTTGTTATTACAAGGCTAATATTGCATATATTTGACCTCCTGAACCCCGCTTAGGCGAGAGCCAATTAGTGGCATTGGGGTAATTGAATGTTTCTTTGTCCATCCAATAAACTAACTACAAGAACTAGCCCACATTTTCTTCCTACTTCATAATGTTATCAACACTCATACCCAGTTGAAAGGGGAGAACCAATGGGCAAACAAGTAACTCGGTAGAACCTATAGTCTTATAGAAAGGTATGGCCAAGTCTATGAGTGATGCTTCCATAAGTAAGTCTTCTACATCATCTTCAAAGTATTAACCGAAGAAAACTTGAAAATTGAAAGACATCTTTTTGTATAAACTACAACCAAATCAATCCATTTTAAAGAACCAAATTACATACAAGTAATTTAATATACCAAATTTGATTACCCAAAAGAGTAAATTAACTCATTTAGAAGTTAGAACCCTTTAGTTGAACACTTTTGCAATGTTGTAATAACCTGGTTTCCACCTCTCTTAATGAAGTACATCATTTTCTCATCTTTACAACAATCCCATCATTCACTTAGCGAAAAAATTAAGCCCATGTCAATTCCAAAAACACCATAATCTCCACccataaattcaaataaaaaatattctccAATTTGAAATTTCAACCAAATATTCAAAAAGACAAATATATAATGACAATTAACTGCAGACAATAAATTCCAAGAAAGTACCAAATTGAAATGATATATTCAATTAAAAGAATCAAATAACCAGTACATTTCAATACCACTGAAACCCAATAACCAgtattatccaaaaaaaattaaattccaaccaaaaattcaaagaaaaaattaataccCAATCAATAACAAACAATAAATTCCCATAAAGTTaagaaacaaaatttaaaaagtcaCTAAATTcagtaaaaaataattatacccatataaaatagaattaataaAGCAACAGAGTACATACTTTAGGGCTAATTTACGATAAGCAGATTTGATTTCTTGATCAGTAGAGTTCCGAGAAACACCGAGAACTTCATATGGGTCTCTTctaaattgttgttgttgttgattctTCGTTGAATCAACTCTTTCTGGGTTTGATTTCTGAGCGCCAGACATTTTTAGCAATTAAATTGAAGAAATTCTCTCCACTCCAACCAAGGACAAAAAGAACCCTAAAAATCTACACTTTCTTGTTAAGAAAATCAcccaaaaacataataataacgCTAAGAAACATCATAGATTTAGTGGATATGATTGGGTTTTGCTTGAAATTGTATAATTTctccaaaaaaaataagaaaattataaaaattagttgTAAGTTGTGTTTAGTTATAAGAAGTTGAAGATGTAAGTTAATGAGCTGGAgatgagagagagagaaaggagAGTGAGACAAGCAGAGGAATACAAAGAGTAAAATTTAGGAGTAGGtgattttttaagcatttaacATGGGTAACAACATCAAGTATACTGTAGAGAGTAAattctcttcaacttatttttttacttattacttatttttattggaatcagatcagatcagaccagaccagaccagaccagaccagatcagatcagatcagaccagaccagaccagatcagaactattcagatcagat
This region includes:
- the LOC130820717 gene encoding chaperone protein dnaJ 16-like, producing MSGAQKSNPERVDSTKNQQQQQFRRDPYEVLGVSRNSTDQEIKSAYRKLALKYHPDKNANDPKAADMFKEVTFSYNILSDSEKRRQYDAAGFEAVESENQELELDLSSLGTVNTMFAALFSKLGVPIKTTVSATVLEEALNGQVSVSPLPLGQPLFKKVDKQCAHFYSVTITDEEAQGGLVCRVQSSDKSKFKLLYFEQEENGGLSLALQEDSTKTKKATSAGMFFLGFPVYRLDRAAIAAAAAKDPDAAIFKKLDGFQPCEITELKAGTHVFAVYGDNFFKSASYTIEALCASPFVKEKGDLREVESQLLTKRGELSKFESEYREVLAKFTDMTSRYTKEMQSIDDLLKQRNEIHASYTITPPMKRSSSKLKRTSSAKEPKEEGCTTNAREKKPFRDRLKKKKWFNIHSKVDKRKPC